Proteins encoded by one window of Puntigrus tetrazona isolate hp1 chromosome 25, ASM1883169v1, whole genome shotgun sequence:
- the LOC122330839 gene encoding histone H3 has product MARTKQTARKSTGGKAPRKQLATKAARKSAPATGGVKKPHRYRPGTVALREIRRYQKSTELLIRKLPFQRLVREIAQDFKTDLRFQSSAVMALQEASEAYLVGLFEDTNLCAIHAKRVTIMPKDIQLARRIRGERA; this is encoded by the coding sequence ATGGCAAGAACCAAGCAGACCGCTCGTAAGTCCACCGGTGGTAAAGCCCCGAGGAAGCAGCTCGCCACCAAAGCCGCCCGTAAGAGCGCTCCGGCTACCGGCGGAGTCAAGAAGCCTCATCGTTACCGGCCCGGCACCGTGGCTCTGAGAGAGATCCGTCGCTATCAGAAGTCCACCGAGCTGCTGATCCGCAAGCTGCCCTTCCAGCGTCTGGTGCGAGAAATCGCTCAGGACTTCAAGACGGACCTGCGCTTCCAGAGCTCCGCTGTCATGGCCCTGCAGGAGGCCAGCGAGGCTTATTTGGTCGGTCTGTTTGAGGACACCAACCTGTGCGCCATCCACGCCAAGAGAGTCACCATCATGCCCAAAGACATCCAGCTGGCCCGCCGCATCCGTGGAGAGCGCGCTTAA
- the LOC122330846 gene encoding histone H2A, producing the protein MSGRGKTGGKARAKAKTRSSRAGLQFPVGRVHRLLRKGNYAERVGAGAPVYLAAVLEYLTAEILELAGNAARDNKKTRIIPRHLQLAVRNDEELNKLLGGVTIAQGGVLPNIQAVLLPKKTEKPAKTK; encoded by the coding sequence ATGAGTGGACGAGGTAAAACCGGTGGTAAGGCCAGAGCAAAGGCTAAGACTCGCTCCTCCAGAGCAGGACTTCAGTTCCCGGTCGGTCGTGTTCACAGACTTCTCCGCAAAGGAAACTACGCCGAGCGCGTCGGTGCCGGTGCTCCGGTTTATCTGGCCGCTGTGCTCGAGTACCTGACCGCTGAGATCCTGGAGTTGGCCGGAAACGCCGCTCGGGACAACAAGAAGACCCGTATCATCCCCCGTCACCTGCAGCTGGCGGTGCGTAACGACGAGGAGCTGAACAAACTCCTGGGCGGAGTGACCATCGCTCAGGGCGGCGTGCTGCCCAACATCCAGGCCGTGCTGCTGCCCAAGAAGACCGAGAAACCCGCCAAGACCAAATAA
- the LOC122330823 gene encoding histone H1-like: MAETAPAPAAAAPPAKAPKKKSAAKAKKTGPGVSELIVKAVSASKERSGVSLAALKKALSAGGYDVEKNNSRVKLAIKSLVTKGTLAQVKGTGASGSFKLNKKPAETKKKPVKKAAPKAKKPAAKKPAAAKKPKSAATKKPAAKKSPKKAKKPAAAAAKKATKSPKKAKKPAAPKKAAKSPKKAKTVKPKAAKPKAAKPKAAKPKKAAPKKK; the protein is encoded by the coding sequence ATGGCAGAAACCGCTCCAGCACCGGCAGCTGCCGCACCGCCGGCCAAGGCGCCCAAGAAGAAGTCCGCTGCCAAAGCCAAGAAAACAGGTCCAGGCGTCAGCGAGCTGATCGTCAAAGCCGTGTCCGCGTCCAAGGAGAGGAGCGGCGTGTCTCTCGCCGCGCTGAAGAAGGCTCTTTCTGCGGGCGGCTACGACGTGGAGAAGAACAACTCCCGCGTCAAGCTCGCCATCAAGAGCCTGGTGACTAAAGGCACTCTAGCGCAGGTCAAAGGGACCGGCGCCTCCGGCTCCTTCAAGCTCAACAAGAAGCCAGCCGAGACCAAGAAGAAGCCCGTCAAGAAAGCGGCTCCTAAAGCCAAGAAGCCCGCGGCCAAGAAACCCGCTGCTGCCAAGAAGCCCAAGAGCGCGGCGACAAAGAAGCCCGCCGCTAAGAAATCACCCAAGAAGGCCAAGAAACCCGCCGCTGCAGCCGCTAAGAAGGCGACGAAGAGCCCCAAGAAGGCAAAGAAGCCGGCAGCGCCCAAGAAAGCGGCCAAGAGCCCCAAAAAGGCCAAGACGGTCAAACCCAAGGCGGCAAAGCCTAAAGCTGCTAAGCCTAAAGCCGCCAAGCCTAAAAAAGCAGCCCCCAAGAAGAAATAG
- the LOC122330860 gene encoding histone H2B-like: MPEPAKSAPKKGSKKAVTKTAAGKGGKKRRKSRKESYAIYVYKVLKQVHPDTGISSKAMGIMNSFVNDIFERIAGEASRLAHYNKRSTITSREIQTAVRLLLPGELAKHAVSEGTKAVTKYTSSK, translated from the coding sequence ATGCCTGAACCAGCGAAGTCTGCTCCTAAGAAAGGCTCCAAGAAGGCCGTCACTAAGACCGCCGCCGGTAAAGGAGGAAAGAAGCGTAGAAAGAGCAGGAAGGAGAGCTATGCTATCTACGTGTACAAAGTACTGAAGCAGGTTCATCCCGACACCGGGATCTCTTCCAAGGCGATGGGGATCATGAACTCTTTCGTCAACGACATCTTCGAGCGCATCGCCGGTGAAGCGTCTCGTCTCGCTCACTACAACAAGCGCTCCACCATCACCTCGAGAGAGATCCAGACCGCCGTGCGTCTGCTGCTGCCCGGAGAACTGGCCAAACACGCCGTGTCTGAGGGAACCAAGGCCGTGACCAAGTACACCAGCTCCAAGTAG
- the zgc:163040 gene encoding uncharacterized protein zgc:163040: MSGRGKGGKGLGKGGAKRHRKVLRDNIQGITKPAIRRLARRGGVKRISGLIYEETRGVLKVFLENVIRDAVTYTEHAKRKTVTAMDVVYALKRQGRTLDHRSGRRAMARTKQTARKSTGGKAPRKQLATKAARKSAPATGGVKKPHRYRPGTVALREIRRYQKSTELLIRKLPFQRLVREIAQDFKTDLRFQSSAVMALQEASEAYLVGLFEDTNLAVFAIMSGRGKGGKGLGKGGAKRHRKVLRDNIQGITKPAIRRLARRGGVKRISGLIYEETRGVLKVFLENVIRDAVTYTEHAKRKTVTAMDVVYALKRQGRTLYGFGG; encoded by the exons ATGTCTGGAAGAGGCAAAGGAGGTAAAGGACTCGGGAAAGGAGGCGCTAAGCGTCACCGTAAAGTTCTTCGTGATAACATCCAGGGAATCACTAAACCCGCCATCCGTCGTCTCGCTCGCCGCGGCGGAGTCAAGCGTATCTCCGGTCTGATCTACGAGGAGACCCGCGGTGTGCTGAAGGTGTTTCTGGAGAACGTGATCCGTGATGCAGTGACCTACACCGAGCACGCCAAGAGAAAGACCGTCACCGCCATGGACGTCGTGTACGCTCTGAAACGACAGGGACGCACTCT TGACCATCGCTCAGGGCGGCGTGCT ATGGCAAGAACCAAGCAGACCGCTCGTAAGTCCACCGGTGGTAAAGCCCCGAGGAAGCAGCTCGCCACCAAAGCCGCCCGTAAGAGCGCTCCGGCTACCGGCGGAGTCAAGAAGCCTCATCGTTACAGGCCCGGCACCGTGGCTCTGAGAGAGATCCGTCGCTATCAGAAGTCCACCGAGCTGCTGATCCGCAAGCTGCCCTTCCAGCGTCTGGTGCGAGAAATCGCTCAGGACTTCAAGACGGACCTGCGCTTCCAGAGCTCCGCTGTCATGGCCCTGCAGGAGGCCAGCGAGGCTTATTTGGTCGGTCTGTTTGAGGACACCAACCT GGCTGT CTTTGCAATCATGTCTGGAAGAGGCAAAGGAGGTAAAGGACTCGGGAAAGGAGGCGCTAAGCGTCACCGTAAAGTTCTTCGTGATAACATCCAGGGAATCACTAAACCCGCCATCCGTCGTCTCGCTCGCCGCGGCGGAGTCAAGCGTATCTCCGGTCTGATCTACGAGGAGACCCGCGGTGTGCTGAAGGTGTTTCTGGAGAACGTGATCCGTGATGCAGTGACCTACACCGAGCACGCCAAGAGAAAGACCGTCACCGCCATGGACGTCGTGTACGCTCTGAAACGACAGGGACGCACTCTGTACGGCTTCGGAGGTTAA
- the LOC122330854 gene encoding histone H2B 1/2-like, whose translation MPEPAKSAPKKGSKKAVTKTAAGKGGKKRRKTRKESYAIYVYKVLKQVHPDTGISSKAMGIMNSFVNDIFERIAGEASRLAHYNKRSTITSREIQTAVRLLLPGELAKHAVSEGTKAVTKYTSSK comes from the coding sequence ATGCCTGAACCAGCCAAGTCCGCTCCTAAGAAAGGCTCCAAGAAGGCCGTCACTAAGACCGCCGCCGGTAAAGGAGGAAAGAAGCGCAGAAAGACCAGGAAGGAGAGCTATGCTATCTACGTGTACAAAGTACTGAAGCAGGTTCATCCCGACACCGGGATCTCTTCTAAGGCGATGGGGATCATGAACTCTTTCGTCAACGACATCTTCGAGCGCATCGCCGGTGAAGCGTCTCGTCTCGCTCACTACAACAAGCGCTCCACCATCACCTCGAGAGAGATCCAGACCGCCGTGCGTCTGCTGCTGCCCGGAGAACTGGCCAAACACGCCGTGTCTGAGGGAACCAAGGCTGTCACCAAGTACACCAGCTCCAAGTAG
- the LOC122330831 gene encoding histone H2B-like, which produces MPEPAKSAPKKGSKKAVTKTAAGKGGKKRRKSRKESYAIYVYKVLKQVHPDTGISSKAMGIMNSFVNDIFERIAGEASRLAHYNKRSTITSREIQTAVRLLLPGELAKHAVSEGTKAVTKYTSSK; this is translated from the coding sequence atgcCTGAACCAGCCAAGTCCGCTCCTAAGAAAGGCTCCAAGAAGGCCGTCACCAAGACCGCCGCCGGTAAAGGAGGAAAGAAGCGCAGAAAGAGCAGGAAGGAGAGCTATGCTATCTACGTGTACAAAGTACTGAAGCAGGTTCATCCCGACACCGGGATCTCTTCTAAGGCGATGGGGATCATGAACTCTTTCGTCAACGACATCTTCGAGCGCATCGCCGGTGAAGCGTCTCGTCTCGCTCACTACAACAAGCGCTCCACCATCACCTCGAGAGAGATCCAGACCGCCGTGCGTCTGCTGCTGCCCGGAGAACTGGCCAAACACGCCGTGTCTGAGGGAACCAAGGCCGTCACCAAGTACACCAGCTCCAAGTAG
- the LOC122330848 gene encoding histone H2A encodes MSGRGKTGGKARAKAKTRSSRAGLQFPVGRVHRLLRKGNYAERVGAGAPVYLAAVLEYLTAEILELAGNAARDNKKTRIIPRHLQLAVRNDEELNKLLGGVTIAQGGVLPNIQAVLLPKKTEKPAKTK; translated from the coding sequence ATGAGTGGAAGAGGTAAAACCGGTGGTAAAGCCAGAGCAAAGGCTAAGACTCGCTCCTCCAGAGCAGGGCTTCAGTTCCCGGTCGGTCGTGTTCACAGACTTCTCCGCAAAGGAAACTACGCCGAGCGCGTCGGTGCCGGTGCTCCGGTTTATCTGGCCGCTGTGCTCGAGTACCTGACCGCTGAGATCCTGGAGTTGGCCGGAAACGCCGCTCGGGACAACAAGAAGACCCGTATCATCCCCCGTCACCTGCAGCTGGCGGTGCGTAACGACGAGGAGCTGAACAAACTCCTGGGCGGAGTGACCATCGCTCAGGGCGGCGTGCTGCCCAACATCCAGGCCGTGCTGCTGCCCAAGAAGACCGAGAAACCCGCCAAGACCAAATAA
- the LOC122330836 gene encoding histone H3, with protein sequence MARTKQTARKSTGGKAPRKQLATKAARKSAPATGGVKKPHRYRPGTVALREIRRYQKSTELLIRKLPFQRLVREIAQDFKTDLRFQSSAVMALQEASEAYLVGLFEDTNLCAIHAKRVTIMPKDIQLARRIRGERA encoded by the coding sequence ATGGCAAGAACCAAGCAGACCGCTCGTAAGTCCACCGGTGGTAAAGCCCCGAGGAAGCAGCTCGCCACCAAAGCCGCCCGTAAGAGCGCTCCGGCTACCGGCGGAGTCAAGAAGCCTCATCGTTACAGGCCCGGCACCGTGGCTCTGAGAGAGATCCGTCGCTATCAGAAGTCCACCGAGCTGCTGATCCGCAAGCTGCCCTTCCAGCGTCTGGTGCGAGAAATCGCTCAGGACTTCAAGACGGACCTGCGCTTCCAGAGCTCCGCTGTCATGGCCCTGCAGGAGGCCAGCGAGGCTTATTTGGTCGGTCTGTTTGAGGACACCAACCTGTGCGCCATCCACGCCAAGAGAGTCACCATCATGCCCAAAGACATCCAGCTGGCCCGCCGCATCCGTGGAGAGCGCGCTTAA
- the LOC122330862 gene encoding histone H2B-like yields MPEPAKSAPKKGSKKAVTKTAAGKGGKKRRKSRKESYAIYVYKVLKQVHPDTGISSKAMGIMNSFVNDIFERIAGEASRLAHYNKRSTITSREIQTAVRLLLPGELAKHAVSEGTKAVTKYTSSK; encoded by the coding sequence ATGCCTGAACCAGCCAAGTCTGCTCCTAAGAAAGGCTCCAAGAAGGCCGTCACTAAGACCGCCGCCGGTAAAGGAGGAAAGAAGCGCAGAAAGAGCAGGAAGGAGAGCTATGCTATCTACGTGTACAAAGTACTGAAGCAGGTTCATCCCGACACCGGGATCTCTTCCAAGGCGATGGGGATCATGAACTCTTTCGTCAACGACATCTTCGAGCGCATCGCCGGTGAAGCGTCTCGTCTCGCTCACTACAACAAGCGCTCCACCATCACCTCGAGAGAGATCCAGACCGCCGTGCGTCTGCTGCTGCCCGGAGAACTGGCCAAACACGCCGTGTCTGAGGGAACCAAGGCTGTGACCAAGTACACCAGCTCCAAGTAG
- the LOC122330841 gene encoding histone H2A, with protein sequence MSGRGKTGGKARAKAKTRSSRAGLQFPVGRVHRLLRKGNYAERVGAGAPVYLAAVLEYLTAEILELAGNAARDNKKTRIIPRHLQLAVRNDEELNKLLGGVTIAQGGVLPNIQAVLLPKKTEKPAKTK encoded by the coding sequence atgagtGGAAGAGGTAAAACCGGTGGTAAGGCCAGAGCAAAGGCTAAGACTCGCTCCTCCAGAGCAGGACTTCAGTTCCCGGTCGGTCGTGTTCACAGACTTCTCCGCAAAGGAAACTACGCCGAGCGCGTCGGTGCCGGTGCTCCGGTTTATCTGGCCGCTGTGCTCGAGTACCTGACCGCTGAGATCCTGGAGTTGGCCGGAAACGCCGCTCGGGACAACAAGAAGACCCGTATCATCCCCCGTCACCTGCAGCTGGCGGTGCGTAACGACGAGGAGCTGAACAAACTCCTGGGCGGAGTGACCATCGCTCAGGGCGGCGTGCTGCCCAACATCCAGGCCGTGCTGCTGCCCAAGAAGACCGAGAAACCCGCCAAGACCAAATAA
- the LOC122330856 gene encoding histone H2B 1/2-like, producing the protein MPEPAKSAPKKGSKKAVTKTAAGKGGKKRRKTRKESYAIYVYKVLKQVHPDTGISSKAMGIMNSFVNDIFERIAGEASRLAHYNKRSTITSREIQTAVRLLLPGELAKHAVSEGTKAVTKYTSSK; encoded by the coding sequence ATGCCTGAACCAGCCAAGTCTGCTCCTAAGAAAGGCTCCAAGAAGGCCGTCACTAAGACCGCCGCCGGTAAAGGAGGAAAGAAGCGCAGAAAGACCAGGAAGGAGAGCTATGCTATCTACGTGTACAAAGTACTGAAGCAGGTTCATCCCGACACCGGGATCTCTTCTAAGGCGATGGGGATCATGAACTCTTTCGTCAACGACATCTTCGAGCGCATCGCCGGTGAAGCGTCTCGTCTCGCTCACTACAACAAGCGCTCCACCATCACCTCGAGAGAGATCCAGACCGCCGTGCGTCTGCTGCTGCCCGGAGAACTGGCCAAACACGCCGTGTCTGAGGGAACCAAGGCTGTCACCAAGTACACCAGCTCCAAGTAG
- the LOC122330868 gene encoding histone H4, with the protein MSGRGKGGKGLGKGGAKRHRKVLRDNIQGITKPAIRRLARRGGVKRISGLIYEETRGVLKVFLENVIRDAVTYTEHAKRKTVTAMDVVYALKRQGRTLYGFGG; encoded by the coding sequence ATGTCTGGAAGAGGCAAAGGAGGTAAAGGACTCGGGAAAGGAGGCGCTAAGCGTCACCGTAAAGTTCTTCGTGATAACATCCAGGGAATCACTAAACCCGCCATCCGTCGTCTCGCTCGCCGCGGCGGAGTCAAGCGTATCTCCGGTCTGATCTACGAGGAGACCCGCGGTGTGCTGAAGGTGTTTCTGGAGAACGTGATCCGTGATGCGGTGACCTACACCGAGCACGCCAAGAGAAAGACCGTCACCGCCATGGACGTCGTGTACGCTCTGAAACGACAGGGACGCACTCTGTACGGCTTCGGAGGTTAA